One Castanea sativa cultivar Marrone di Chiusa Pesio chromosome 4, ASM4071231v1 DNA window includes the following coding sequences:
- the LOC142631766 gene encoding putative inactive purple acid phosphatase 27: protein MVISKKILTNMEYRSSHCLCLTLFTFVLFWCCLASLSLASIHSHRHSRHDELDKHPLSKINIYKTTLALRNSVSIKVSPLILGFKGEDKAWVTVDLVNPDPSEDDWVAVFSPAKFNSSTCTPENDEIESPYLCTSPIKYKYANFSNSKYSKTGKNSLKFELINQRADFSFALFSGGLSNPKLVAVSNFISFANPKAPVYPRLAHGKLWNEMTVTWTSGYSIDEAVPFVEWGLKGETHMRSPAGTLTIEQSSLCGAPARTVGWHDPGFTHTSFLTNLWPNSVYSYRMGHILSNGSYIWSKTYSFKSSPYPGQDSLQRVIIFGDLGKGERDGSNEYSNKDPGALNTTDQLIKDLPNYDIVFHIGDIAYADGYIADWDQFTSQVEPIASTVPYMVASGNHERVWPDSGSFYTGTDSGGECGVIAETLYYVPAENRAKFWYSTDYGMFHFCVADSEHDWRQGTEQYKFIEHCLASVDRRKQPWLIFAAHRPLGYSSNNYFGQEGSFDEPMGRDDLQKLWQKYRVDIAFYGHVHNYERTCPIYQNTCVNSEESHYSGTMNGTIHVVAGGAGHHLGSFFKEIPDWSLYRDYDFGFVKLTAFNRSSLLFEYKKSRDGKVYDSFTINREYKDILACVHDSCGPTTLAS, encoded by the exons ATGGTGATAAGcaaaaaaatactaacaaacATGGAGTACAGAAGCTCTCACTGCTTGTGCTTGACGTTGTTTACGTTTGTGCTCTTTTGGTGCTGCTTGGCAAGCTTGAGCTTGGCTTCGATTCACAGTCACCGCCATAGTAGACATGATGAATTGGACAAGCATCCACTATCAAAGATCAACATTTATAAAACCACTCTTGCACTCCGTAACTCGGTCTCCATTAAAGTGAGCCCACTCATTCTCGGTTTCAAG GGTGAGGACAAAGCATGGGTGACAGTGGATCTTGTAAACCCTGACCCTTCCGAGGATGATTGGGTTGCAGTCTTTTCTCCAGCAAAATTCAA CTCATCAACTTGTACAccagaaaatgatgaaattgagTCTCCATATCTATGTACAAGCCCGATAAAG TATAAGTACGCAAATTTCTCCAATTCAAAGTACAGCAAAACAGGCAAAAATTCTTTGAAGTTCGAGTTGATCAATCAGCGGGCAGACTTTTCCTTTGCATTGTTTTCAGGCGGTTTGTCAAAT CCTAAGCTGGTCGCCGtttcaaatttcatatcatttgCCAATCCAAAAGCACCTGTATATCCGCGTCTAGCTCATGGAAAGTTATGGAATGAA ATGACAGTAACATGGACAAGTGGCTATTCCATAGATGAAGCTGTTCCATTTGTTGAGTGGGGTTTGAAGGGAGAAACACACATGCGATCCCCAGCTGGAACATTGACAATTGAACAGAGCAGCTTGTGTg GTGCACCTGCACGCACAGTTGGTTGGCATGATCCTGGTTTCACACATACAAGTTTCTTGACAAATTTGTGGCCAAACAGTGt GTACTCCTACAGGATGGGTCATATCTTATCTAATGGTTCATATATCTGGAGCAAAACCTATTCTTTCAAATCATCCCCATATCCAGGACAGGATTCATTACAGCGTGTTATAATATTTGGTGACTTGGGAAAG GGTGAACGCGATGGTTCAAATGAATACAGTAATAAAGACCCGGGTGCACTTAACACTACCGACCAGCTCATCAAGGACTTGCCAAATTATGATATAGTATTCCACATAGGAGATATAGCATATGCAGATGGATACATTGCAGATTGGGACCAATTCACATCACAGGTggagcccattgcatcaactgTTCCATATATGGTTGCCAG TGGTAATCATGAACGTGTTTGGCCGGATTCAGGTTCCTTCTATACAGGTACAGATTCAGGTGGGGAATGTGGCGTGATTGCTGAGACCTTGTACTACGTTCCTGCAGAGAATAGAGCTAAGTTCTG GTATTCAACGGATTATGGCATGTTTCACTTTTGTGTAGCTGATAGTGAGCATGACTGGAGACAGGGTACAGAACAGTATAAATTCATTGAGCACTGCCTTGCATCAGTTGATAGACGAAAACAACCTTGGTTAATCTTTGCTGCTCATCGTCCCCTCGGCTATTCCTCAAACAACTACTTTGGCCAAGAAGGCTCGTTTGATGAGCCCATGGGAAGGGATGATTTGCAGAAGCTTTGGCAGAAGTACAGGGTGGATATTGCATTTTATGGCCATGTCCATAACTATGAAAGGACATGCCCCATTTACCAG AACACGTGTGTTAATTCAGAAGAATCTCATTATTCGGGTACCATGAATGGAACCATCCATGTTGTTGCTGGAGGGGCAGGGCACCACTTGGGATCATTCTTCAAAGAGATACCGGATTGGAGTTTATACAGAGACTATgactttggatttgtcaaacTGACAGCATTCAATCGCTCTTCTCTCCTCTTTGAGTACAAGAAGAGCAGAGATGGAAAGGTATATGATTCCTTCACTATTAATAGAGAGTACAAAGATATCTTGGCTTGTGTACATGACAGTTGTGGACCAACCACCTTGGCGTCCTGA
- the LOC142631888 gene encoding putative inactive purple acid phosphatase 27 isoform X3, with product MESFLSLKVPLILSFLVYCVAAHGRHGVGEQPLSKIAIHRALYALHENASIKVEPVLLGTKGEDSQWVTVELEHPEPSQDDWVAVFSPANFNSSSCPDDDEPRQQAPYICSAPLKYKFANDSSAGYTTTGNATLKFQLINQRADFSFALFSGGLSNPKLLAVSNIVTFANPKAPLYPRLSQGKSWNEMTVTWTSGYNINEAVPFVEWGLKGESQTQSPAGTLTFSRNAMCAPPARTVGWRDPGFIHTSFLKELWPNTPYTYKLGHRLFNGSLIWSKSYYFKSSPYPGEDSLQRVVIFGDMGKAERDGSNEYSNYQPGSLNTTDQLVNDLNNIDIVFHIGDLPYANGYISQWDQFTSQVEPIASSVPYMIGSGNHERDVPGTGSFYDSNDSGGECGVLAETMFYVPAENRAKFWYSTDYGMFHFCIADSEHDWREGSEQYKFIEKCLASADRQKQPWLIFAAHRVLGYSSSYWKDGSYGEPMGRESLQKLWQKYKVDIVFFGHIHNYERTCPIYQNQCVNTERSHYSGTVNGTINIVVGGGGSHLTDLGPVQTSWSLFRDSNYGFGKLTAFNHSSLLFEYKRSSDGKVYDSFTISRDYRDVLACVHDGCEPTTLAT from the exons ATGGAGAGCTTTCTGTCCTTGAAAGTTCCCTTGATACTGTCGTTTCTGGTGTATTGTGTTGCAGCTCATGGTAGACATGGAGTTGGTGAACAGCCGCTATCCAAGATTGCCATCCACAGGGCTCTCTATGCGCTTCACGAGAATGCATCTATCAAAGTGGAACCTGTCCTTCTTGGTACCAAG GGGGAAGATTCTCAGTGGGTAACAGTGGAACTAgaacaccctgaaccttctcaaGATGATTGGGTTGCAGTTTTTTCTCCTGCAAATTTCAA CTCATCTTCCTGCCCAGATGATGATGAGCCAAGGCAGCAGGCTCCATATATATGCTCAGCCCCATTAAAG taCAAGTTTGCCAATGATTCCAGTGCTGGGTATACAACGACAGGGAACGcaactttaaaatttcaattaattaaccagcGGGCTGATTTCTCATTTGCATTATTCTCAGGTGGTTTATCAAAT CCAAAACTGTTGGCAGTTTCAAATATCGTAACTTTTGCTAATCCAAAAGCACCTCTTTATCCTCGCCTCTCTCAAGGAAAGTCTTGGAATGAA ATGACAGTAACCTGGACAAGCGGCTATAACATAAATGAGGCTGTGCCTTTTGTTGAGTGGGGTCTTAAGGGAGAATCTCAAACTCAATCGCCTGCTGGAACATTGACCTTTTCTCGAAATGCAATGTGTG CTCCACCAGCAAGGACAGTTGGTTGGCGTGATCCTGGTTTCATTCATACAAGTTTCTTAAAGGAATTGTGGCCAAACACACC gTACACATACAAGCTTGGTCATAGGCTATTTAATGGTTCACTTATCTGGAGCAAGTCTTATTATTTCAAATCATCTCCATATCCAGGGGAGGACTCATTACAGCGTGTTGTAATATTCGGTGACATGGGAAAG GCTGAACGTGATGGTTCAAATGAGTACAGTAATTATCAGCCAGGGTCACTCAATACCACAGATCAACTCGTCAATGACTTAAATAACATTGACATAGTTTTTCACATTGGAGATCTCCCATATGCAAATGGATACATCTCACAGTGGGATCAGTTCACTTCACAGGTCGAGCCCATTGCATCATCTGTACCATATATGATTGGAAG TGGCAATCATGAACGTGATGTACCAGGGACAGGATCCTTCTACGACTCTAATGATTCAGGTGGTGAATGTGGTGTTCTTGCAGAGACCATGTTTTATGTTCCTGCTGAGAACAGAGCTAAGTTTTG GTATTCAACTGATTATGGCATGTTCCACTTCTGCATAGCTGATAGTGAACATGATTGGAGGGAGGGTTCTGAGCAGTACAAGTTCATCGAAAAATGTCTTGCATCAGCTGATAGGCAGAAACAGCCCTGGTTGATCTTTGCTGCTCATCGAGTTCTAGGTTATTCCTCCTCATATTGGAAGGATGGCTCATATGGAGAGCCCATGGGAAGGGAAAGCTTGCAAAAGCTCTGGCAGAAGTACAAAGTGGACATTGTATTCTTTGGCCACATCCATAACTATGAGAGAACATGCCCCATTTACCAG AATCAGTGCGTGAATACAGAAAGATCTCACTACTCAGGTACTGTGAATGGAACAATCAATATAGTTgttggaggaggaggaagccacTTAACTGATCTTGGGCCAGTGCAGACCAGTTGGAGTCTTTTCAGAGATTCTAACTACGGTTTTGGTAAACTGACTGCATTCAACCACTCATCCCTTCTTTTTGAGTACAAAAGGAGCAGTGATGGAAAGGTATATGATTCCTTCACCATTTCAAGGGACTACAGGGATGTGTTGGCCTGTGTACATGATGGCTGTGAACCAACCACATTAGCTACATGA
- the LOC142630716 gene encoding putative inactive purple acid phosphatase 27, with protein MEKSLLLLVLLSLLGFALAHTNGFGEQPLSKIAIHRTTLALNNNASVIVSPSLVGLKGEDTEWVTVDLVSPNPSSDDWIGVFSPAKFNSSTCPPENDPKEQTPYICSSPIKYMFANHESNSQYASTGKASLRFQLINQRADFSFALFSGGLANPKLVAVSNFISFDNPKAPLYPRLAQGKSWNEMTVTWTSGYDINEAVPIVKWGRQGETQSQSPAATLTFDRTSLCGSPARTVGWRDPGFIHTSFLKNLWPNSVYTYRVGHLLSKGSYIWGKNYSFKSSPYPGQNSLQRVVIFGDMGKAERDGSNEYSNYQPGSLNTTDQLVNDLNDIDIVFHIGDITYANGYISQWDQFTSQVEPIASKVPYMIASGNHERDWPNTGSFYDKTDSGGECGVLAETMFYVPAENRAKFWYSTSYGMFHFCIADTEHDWREGTEQYKFIEHCLASVDRQKQPWLIFAAHRVLGYSSDYYYGLEGAFEEPMGRESLQKLWQKYKVDLAFYGHVHNYERSCPIYQNQCVKSERSHYSGPVDGTIHVVVGGGGSHLSTFSGVTPRWSLYRDYDYGFVKLTAFNHSSLLFEYKKSSDGKVYDSFTIAREYKDVLACVHDSCAPTTLAS; from the exons atggagaaaagtTTATTGCTTTTGGTGTTATTGAGCTTGTTGGGCTTTGCTTTGGCTCACACTAATGGTTTTGGAGAGCAGCCATTGTCAAAGATTGCTATTCACAGAACCACTCTTGCTCTCAACAACAATGCCTCCGTTATTGTCAGTCCTTCTCTTGTTGGCTTAAAG GGTGAGGATACTGAATGGGTAACTGTGGACCTCGTAAGCCCCAATCCGTCCTCGGATGATTGGATTGGAGTTTTTTCTCCCGCAAAATTCAA CTCATCAACCTGTCCACCTGAAAATGACCCAAAAGAACAGACTCCTTATATATGTTCATCCCCAATAAAG TATATGTTTGCAAACCACGAATCCAATTCACAATATGCAAGTACAGGCAAAGCTTCTTTGAGGTTCCAGTTGATCAATCAGCGTGCAGATTTCTCCTTTGCTTTATTTTCAGGCGGTTTGGCAAAT CCAAAACTGGTGGcagtttcaaattttatatcatttgaCAATCCTAAAGCACCACTATATCCACGCCTTGCTCAGGGAAAGTCTTGGAATGAG ATGACAGTTACCTGGACAAGTGGCTATGACATAAATGAAGCAGTTCCAATTGTCAAGTGGGGTCGGCAAGGAGAAACTCAGAGTCAATCCCCAGCCGCTACATTGACATTTGATCGAACCAGCTTGTGTG GTTCACCTGCACGGACGGTTGGCTGGCGTGATCCTGGTTTCATACACACAAGTTTCTTAAAGAACTTGTGGCCAAACTCTGT GTACACTTACAGGGTCGGCCATCTCTTATCTAAAGGTTCATATATCTGGGGCAAAAACTATTCTTTCAAATCATCCCCCTATCCTGGACAAAACTCATTACAGCGCGTCGTAATATTTGGTGACATGGGGAAG GCAGAGCGTGATGGCTCAAATGAGTATAGTAATTATCAACCAGGATCACTAAACACAACTGACCAACTTGTCAATGACTTAAATGACATTGACATAGTGTTCCATATTGGAGACATAACTTATGCCAATGGATACATCTCCCAATGGGACCAATTCACTTCACAGGTGGAGCCCATTGCATCAAAAGTTCCATATATGATTGCAAG TGGTAATCATGAGCGCGATTGGCCAAATACTGGATCATTCTATGACAAGACAGATTCAGGTGGGGAATGCGGTGTGCTAGCTGAGACCATGTTCTATGTTCCTGCAGAGAACAGAGCGAAGTTTTG GTACTCCACAAGCTATGGCATGTTTCACTTCTGTATTGCTGACACTGAGCATGATTGGAGGGAGGGAACAGAACAGTACAAATTCATTGAACATTGCCTTGCTTCGGTGGATAGACAGAAACAACCATGGTTAATCTTTGCTGCTCATCGTGTCCTTGGGTATTCCTCTGACTATTATTATGGCTTGGAGGGTGCATTTGAAGAGCCCATGGGAAGGGAAAGCTTGCAAAAGCTTTGGCAGAAGTACAAGGTGGACCTTGCATTTTATGGCCATGTCCATAACTATGAAAGGTCATGCCCTATTTACCAG AATCAATGCGTGAAGTCAGAAAGGTCTCATTACTCAGGTCCTGTGGATGGAACAATCCATGTTGTTGTTGGAGGTGGAGGTAGCCACTTATCAACGTTCAGTGGAGTGACACCCAGATGGAGCCTTTACAGAGATTATGATTATGGGTTTGTCAAGCTGACAGCATTCAATCACTCCTCTCTCCTCTTTGAGTACAAGAAAAGCAGTGATGGAAAGGTATATGATTCCTTCACAATAGCAAGGGAGTACAAAGATGTCCTAGCTTGTGTGCATGACAGTTGTGCACCAACCACTTTAGCATCTTAA